The stretch of DNA TAAACTCTTCAGTGGACCACAGAGTGCTGGAACCCATGATATTCTATGGAATGGGGTAAATCAAAATGGATTTCCGATAAGTAGCGGTGTGTATCTATGCAAATTGCTTGCGGGGGAATACATCAAAACGATCAAAATGGTCTACCTACGCTAAGGCTTCGGTAGACGAGTTTATATAAAGTAATAATTCATTCTGATCCACTAACACGAGTTAAGCCTCTGCCCTGTGCAGGGGCTTTCTTGTTTCCTACGGCATCAACCCAGGACATTCTAACTTTCATAAATGCTTGGTGTTACTTTGACTGAGGAGTAATTTCATGCCTTATGGATTTTTCAAGCATATCGCATTATTTAAAGAATACGACGCTTTCTCCCGACCCCAGGATCGGGATGTATAAATGAACAGAGAGGGATTTATGCGTAAGATTGCTATTTCACTGACTATACTTTTTACAATAATTAATTATTCATGTAGCCTGTTTCTCCCCGATGATGATGAAACGCCACCTGTTATCGTTATGAATACTCCGGCACACCTTGATGTGGTCTATGAAACTGCACTGGTGACCTGCACGGCCACCGACGAGGAAGGTGTGGCAGGGACTGAGCTGTTTGTGGATGATGTGGGCACTGGATTGATCGACACCACCGCTCCTTATTCATTTGATTGGAATACCCTTGAGCTGGAAAATGGTTCATCACATGTTATCTATGTTCAGGGTTGGGATATCAATGATAATTATGCAAACAGTGATACCATTGTGGTGTATGTGGATAATTCCATCATTCATCCTGCACCCATTGAAAATATTGATATCAGCTACCAACCCATCGGTTACCTCATCAGTTGGCCCATGGTAGAACATGAAAGATTTTCTTCCTATTCCTTGCGAAGATCTGAAAAACTGAATATGGAAGGCGCCCTGACACTATTTACGAGCGCTGTCGCAGCTGATACAGTATATTTTGATTCCCTGGCAAACCCCCTGGTCTCATACTTTTATCAGCTATTGATAACCGATGACTTGAATTATATCTCCGTAGGTGCCGTTGTTGAGTCACCTTCCCCGGAAAGCTTTGCCCCCTCAGGCCTGACAGCGACTTCAAGTGACACGACAATCCGTCTCAGATGGAATGACAATTCTCAGTTCGAGGAGGGATTTATTATTGAAAGGGATGACGGGTCCGGTTATGTGACATTGGACTCGGTAGCCGCCAATGCAACCGAGTATCTGGATGTAGCCATGACATATGGCAAGCAATACAGATATCGTATCGCCATTTTTTATGAGACTGTCAATTCAGAATTCTCAAATATATACGTGGCATACTCTCCACTTGGCTTTAGTCCCAGTGGTCTCGCAGCCGATGCCACCCCACTTACCATTATTTTACGCTGGGATGACAACTGTATTTTTGAATCAGGTTTTCGATTGGAACGAGATGCCGGTCTGGGATATCTTCCTCTTGTAGAATTAG from Candidatus Neomarinimicrobiota bacterium encodes:
- a CDS encoding T9SS type A sorting domain-containing protein; the protein is ICLKQNYPNPFNPSTTITYSLPEAGEVELLIYDLQGRMVDKLFSGPQSAGTHDILWNGVNQNGFPISSGVYLCKLLAGEYIKTIKMVYLR